A stretch of Myxococcus hansupus DNA encodes these proteins:
- a CDS encoding RHS repeat-associated core domain-containing protein has protein sequence MAAQQMEEGGAVTSMCGQSHLPEDTLAEDWTAAFESARAEWQAKRDADQVQLAESLAKAYATLGVRPAWWQRFLHMPWVDAPQASALEGAHSALRKIMEQLNADAFMEGASKAYKDEILDALGRQLKTIESLSGGSYTRAWQMAWGESPHEGIARLQSKVSSWDARLAVEDVTQVARIEKVVATDLQEGVVGQPLSLPVTVRVSTSSGEPVVGATVTFKRAGNAQLMFLPHPGQGGAQSELQAATDEHGHASVRVVPDTNIARSAAQRMGTYAAQHLGYNLVTAETSNGTQVFELVQPFALIGLPDAPASLLGNFDTTPTEPGLQMMGPLNARVVDQYGNNLANEPVVWTQLDPTGRFFSSSMVNAPQVLDYSNPLQLLTATGWSLTSGYQSMDYIPGPTSGTYRVTATSGSLTRDFDISATASTDAYVLRAPSYDPYLTVYGLHSSRVSKFQVLHWPQGATGWTPLNGNEPGLQAAEVKIATYVGFGPGGSSSNLLASYVERPALVGVEPLDDEMSVVHRVKALVAPSATVSQPYQNYLVECRVFVVGRPTPVSCRRGIYNPSRSVVPSLRLARRLPDGRIVSSEGEADASDLSLGFTVNNGSSDKLYVRMIVQSNEAGDAIVTGFGHLPLDSDGDAEIQATASVTHLFSLNPSTRGGSVRFELYAKDHLPTSVTKVLQAVREFDVSVPEPELVLSGLPLAARWVLPAWDFVSGQNPVPGQPLPEDAQVPVAYPAQLGVTVYSDGVLRISRGGTEISSARVYANAANGVTQVTPLSGMPIVMKWNSYAVVELAPGAAGVETIGVSFQPTNANGQMIEREVPLKTSVMSEGRLPVGHTFIKGVSLVDGHLVKQAVDLEYPSRGLGLTWSRTYASGESEDGVLGLGWTHAYNGIVRPLAGFRFLVTSGEGGGQVFKCTGDGTGCVPQQGYHGTFRAEGAGAERAYVFRAKSGVEYRYGLLDSFSISPQYRLTSVVAPTGHSLVLHYHNYSGEGALARVVDLASGRSLRFGYERKAGRNRILNVELHHSLTPDANEVEYLESCVGYEYDDNGRLASASRYSSYCFWEAPLRTEFFTYEEGTSEATRSRMSQYVGPDGEVTRYTYYAESDVVAGEDDYLLLMNKDERVKEVIEVLETSPVREGITTFTYSVAPESRTILGENLTTYTTTVGGPRPGVPLSTYRMNATGAVVETDRPQSPGIFATSSALWNVSHRTRVVAADERGRVTHFLYDETGNLIERRVEGTSLPGSGLVAPTLQVLDAQGLPVEEVVEKWGYDPGFNVQVCHVDPEGFATVSTIDSTGDSPEHVVPEGTGRVLETRRYANRVSRQALTSTAPCDEVVASLTTSPQDVVSSWEYCEIGFGACPPNALRGDLSAVVGADGHTERVTAYDIYGQMRSKTLQVSDTSVLTVQSTFDARGRLEVEQDGLGRHRTLQWDALDRLTQEVQWSFGDPGVSRTLQYHAGGQLKREEQGADFVRDYHLDAAGRLARIVESGGGLAVPLETRYGYDEAGNRTTVIDRRGVLTTTTYDFADRPVQVTVSVADGPRFVSQGGSPDEVGKSYVLSTTRYDAAGNKVWHSDVSGFDRTYRLDSLYRVVEEHSPEVPGASDTAPPLRYTQESRYDLAGRKVRHVDGNGHVSTTAYDLLGRAVALTDPLGRVERRSYDGRGNVTEVRWETGGVLQRTLSTTYDGLGRTLSTAESAATETGNVVYASQTVHDDVAHVTWTQNARGLLQASHLDGLGRVFKVVVDAPAGPLPRQPADPRIGPALALTSTVEYDAFSREAARVDALGRRTETVHDALGRQVAVHHPMGVSTSRTYDGEGNPIQFVDGRGITRQYTYDALGRPRNEVLVESLSQEGQSLVVAQRAYVDVTDADALTHENVLDARGNLTAHYRDGLGREVRRVDALGYVTQSRFDALHKRQTQDAKGYISRFSYDGAGRVVGQSDHASASGAPTYSQTWEYADASREQTHLNRRGVPTVLLHDGLGRKIRSVRGQNADVAEESWEYDAAGHPIRFVDAKGHATERLYDGAGRLLEEVLAAGTLASATTTLQYDAAGQLTQTKGPRVTGIAFDFRYTYDDLGRRVREENALNQITAWAYDAAGNKVCTKQPLGQPTLAHGAASGMSLAQVKANACGGAYVTEYAYDEEGKLVSITDAANGLTSYVYDATRNLVARQDANGNLTTYEYDARNLRSAEHQHLDAHSRLTSAQRESVPLFESGATPTGSTGTLTWRHTYDGNRNEASHVDPKGQRVEFAHGLLDRLASRTYSQHASPRELPSVNSEVLAYDPNGNLTGESQSKQTVNGVRLEVVTSTFDALDRLKTRLREYDGKQVSYQYDALGNRTRVEDSDGVATTYLYDGLSRLTHATLPEGVVEYRYWPDSLPKGITWPNGMSEGRCYDAVGRLSQIVVGRGGVSDSCLSIGAMVSRHAYSYDDNGNRLGQTRVRTNPSTQESGSPEFTSYGYDVLNRLTGVSAPDGQASLYRWDAAGNRTGERRAPSFAVSGLGPDSYNTVLSHELTYDVAGIFNRVDWLRGLRDLKDATRHVALSYDLAGNITRRTAQGVVRDFAWDIRNTLTAVYDNGVEVGRYDYDASLQRTVRRTASEHVEYVIDDAFVLEEADGSQSHRPTRRRYHYGIGPLAVSDVASATLGFLGTDALGSVTDVLSEIGQVSATREYDAWGNYQGGSAPSVNDFKMGFTGHQYDVETGLTYARARYYDSELGRFLSRDSFEGVVGDAPSLHRYMYANGNPLRFVDPTGHWSTEQFVYGLGDVARGIINSGIGAVRPLAAVVGGATGEFDENWRFQLGQTDTWHGELSNSVGGMVAAVTTVVEDPFGTAMRVVDATGQMLGEGTAALYVAATEDGIVGDAASREFGRRAPDLIGAVLGVGGTAKGVKVVGESAFDAAKRQVAKRGARNVARESAEAIGDVDRRALARAGTVGDDVATAKLREVEVSAPDFSDLDEWYQYKERYVDPQAFIDNFIVENRMRVEFTFKPGFEPRLKSSGKAKLDSSTQIGESALIRDSELFKTLAHEEAHHRLNERAKRGSGRAERLRRTMEVEENYVEEVAKRYFRKKSLGRTFAH, from the coding sequence TTGGCCGCGCAGCAGATGGAAGAGGGGGGAGCTGTTACCTCAATGTGCGGCCAATCTCATTTGCCGGAAGATACTCTGGCGGAGGACTGGACAGCGGCCTTTGAGTCAGCGCGCGCCGAGTGGCAGGCAAAACGGGATGCGGACCAGGTTCAATTGGCTGAAAGCCTGGCGAAAGCATATGCAACTCTTGGAGTCAGACCTGCTTGGTGGCAGCGCTTCCTGCATATGCCATGGGTTGATGCGCCACAAGCATCAGCTCTGGAGGGCGCTCATTCTGCTCTTCGGAAAATCATGGAGCAGTTGAATGCAGACGCTTTCATGGAGGGCGCATCCAAAGCCTATAAAGACGAAATTTTGGACGCCCTCGGTCGACAATTGAAGACGATCGAATCGCTTTCTGGCGGCAGCTATACACGGGCATGGCAGATGGCTTGGGGAGAGTCACCGCATGAGGGCATCGCTCGGCTGCAGTCGAAGGTGTCGAGCTGGGATGCTAGGTTGGCGGTAGAGGATGTGACGCAAGTTGCTCGTATCGAGAAAGTCGTGGCAACTGACCTGCAGGAAGGCGTGGTAGGTCAGCCGCTCTCGCTGCCAGTGACAGTGCGAGTGTCCACCTCCTCTGGCGAGCCCGTTGTCGGGGCGACTGTAACGTTCAAGCGAGCGGGGAATGCTCAGTTGATGTTTCTGCCACATCCCGGACAGGGGGGGGCACAGAGTGAGCTGCAGGCAGCTACAGATGAGCACGGGCACGCGTCGGTGCGAGTGGTTCCTGATACGAATATCGCGCGGTCGGCCGCTCAGCGGATGGGCACTTACGCTGCTCAGCATCTAGGCTACAATCTAGTGACGGCGGAGACGTCAAACGGAACTCAGGTGTTTGAGCTGGTTCAGCCATTCGCCCTGATTGGCTTGCCCGATGCTCCTGCGAGCCTTTTGGGGAATTTCGATACTACACCTACTGAGCCTGGCTTGCAGATGATGGGGCCCTTGAATGCGCGGGTTGTAGATCAGTATGGAAATAACTTGGCAAATGAGCCTGTGGTTTGGACGCAGCTAGATCCGACCGGACGTTTCTTTTCGTCCAGCATGGTCAACGCTCCCCAGGTCCTCGATTACTCAAATCCGCTCCAGTTACTAACAGCAACTGGATGGTCGTTGACTTCCGGGTATCAGAGTATGGACTATATTCCCGGGCCGACATCAGGCACATATCGTGTTACAGCTACCTCGGGGAGTTTGACTCGAGATTTTGACATAAGTGCAACCGCGTCTACGGATGCCTATGTCCTGCGAGCGCCATCTTATGATCCGTATTTGACTGTCTATGGTTTGCACTCTTCGCGGGTTTCGAAGTTTCAAGTCTTGCACTGGCCACAAGGCGCCACTGGTTGGACTCCGCTAAACGGCAATGAGCCGGGGTTGCAGGCCGCCGAAGTCAAGATTGCTACGTATGTAGGCTTCGGACCTGGTGGGAGTAGTTCGAATCTTCTGGCTTCTTATGTGGAAAGGCCTGCTCTGGTAGGTGTTGAGCCTCTCGATGATGAGATGTCCGTCGTTCATCGTGTAAAGGCCTTGGTGGCGCCTTCGGCGACAGTTTCTCAGCCGTATCAAAATTATCTTGTGGAGTGTCGTGTCTTTGTGGTGGGACGTCCCACTCCTGTTTCCTGTCGTCGCGGGATTTATAACCCCAGTCGTTCTGTCGTTCCTTCCTTGCGCTTGGCAAGGAGACTTCCAGACGGTCGAATCGTATCCTCTGAGGGAGAGGCGGATGCGTCCGACCTCTCGCTGGGATTCACAGTAAACAACGGCAGTTCGGACAAACTCTACGTTCGAATGATCGTTCAGTCGAACGAAGCTGGCGACGCCATTGTAACTGGATTCGGGCATCTGCCTCTTGACTCCGACGGTGATGCGGAAATTCAGGCAACCGCCAGCGTTACTCACCTATTCAGTCTGAATCCCTCTACTCGGGGCGGGAGTGTGCGGTTCGAGTTGTACGCGAAAGATCATCTTCCGACTTCCGTCACGAAGGTTCTTCAGGCTGTAAGAGAGTTCGACGTCTCTGTTCCAGAGCCAGAGCTTGTGTTGTCGGGCCTCCCGCTGGCTGCGCGATGGGTATTGCCGGCGTGGGATTTTGTGTCTGGGCAAAATCCTGTTCCGGGACAGCCTCTGCCTGAGGATGCTCAGGTACCCGTGGCATATCCCGCCCAGCTTGGTGTGACCGTTTACTCGGATGGCGTACTGCGCATCTCGCGAGGGGGAACGGAGATTTCCAGTGCCAGAGTGTACGCCAATGCTGCAAATGGTGTCACGCAGGTCACCCCGCTTAGCGGAATGCCCATTGTCATGAAGTGGAATAGCTATGCGGTGGTCGAGCTAGCACCGGGGGCCGCGGGAGTTGAGACAATTGGTGTTTCATTTCAGCCGACGAATGCCAATGGTCAGATGATTGAACGGGAAGTGCCGCTCAAGACCTCCGTCATGTCGGAAGGGAGGCTGCCTGTGGGCCATACGTTCATCAAGGGAGTCAGCTTGGTGGATGGCCATTTGGTAAAGCAGGCCGTGGATCTGGAATATCCAAGTCGAGGTCTAGGACTGACGTGGTCTCGTACGTACGCGAGTGGTGAGTCAGAAGACGGTGTGTTGGGATTGGGGTGGACGCACGCGTATAACGGCATTGTGCGGCCGCTGGCAGGCTTCCGTTTCCTTGTCACCAGCGGTGAGGGGGGCGGCCAAGTGTTCAAATGCACTGGCGACGGCACGGGATGCGTTCCGCAGCAGGGATACCACGGAACGTTCCGGGCGGAGGGCGCCGGCGCTGAGCGTGCGTATGTCTTCAGAGCAAAAAGCGGAGTGGAGTATCGCTACGGCCTGCTTGATTCGTTCAGCATCTCACCGCAGTATCGACTAACGTCAGTGGTTGCTCCGACGGGGCATTCCCTGGTGCTGCATTACCATAACTACTCTGGGGAGGGCGCACTAGCTCGGGTGGTCGATCTGGCCAGCGGACGGTCTCTGCGGTTCGGGTATGAGCGCAAGGCAGGGCGAAATAGAATTCTCAATGTGGAGTTGCACCATTCGTTGACGCCAGATGCCAATGAGGTGGAGTATCTGGAGTCTTGCGTTGGTTATGAATATGACGACAACGGGCGATTGGCGTCTGCGTCCCGTTATAGTAGTTATTGTTTTTGGGAAGCTCCTCTTCGGACTGAGTTTTTTACCTATGAGGAGGGCACTTCCGAGGCAACTCGAAGTCGCATGTCTCAGTACGTGGGACCCGATGGTGAGGTGACGCGATATACGTATTATGCTGAATCGGATGTGGTGGCGGGTGAGGATGATTACCTGCTGCTGATGAATAAAGATGAGAGAGTGAAAGAGGTGATTGAGGTTCTCGAGACTTCGCCTGTTCGAGAGGGCATCACTACGTTCACGTATAGTGTCGCTCCAGAGTCGCGTACGATTCTCGGGGAAAATTTGACAACCTACACTACGACGGTCGGAGGTCCTCGGCCGGGTGTGCCTTTGTCAACCTACCGGATGAATGCGACGGGGGCCGTAGTGGAGACGGATCGTCCACAGTCCCCTGGCATCTTTGCGACGTCCAGTGCCCTATGGAATGTAAGTCACCGTACCCGTGTAGTGGCGGCCGATGAGCGCGGGCGGGTGACGCACTTTCTTTACGATGAAACTGGAAATTTGATTGAACGTCGTGTCGAGGGTACCTCGCTGCCGGGTTCTGGGCTTGTAGCCCCCACGCTTCAGGTGCTGGACGCTCAAGGCCTGCCTGTCGAAGAAGTCGTGGAGAAATGGGGATACGACCCTGGCTTCAATGTTCAGGTCTGTCATGTGGACCCGGAAGGCTTTGCGACTGTTTCCACAATCGACTCGACGGGGGATTCTCCTGAGCATGTGGTCCCGGAGGGTACAGGGCGAGTGCTCGAGACCCGCCGCTACGCGAACCGGGTGTCACGTCAGGCGCTGACTTCAACCGCGCCTTGTGACGAGGTGGTGGCGTCTCTGACGACGTCGCCGCAAGACGTCGTATCGAGTTGGGAATACTGCGAGATTGGGTTCGGCGCGTGCCCGCCGAATGCTCTGCGAGGAGATTTGTCCGCGGTCGTTGGCGCGGACGGTCACACGGAGCGGGTGACGGCATATGACATTTATGGGCAGATGCGCTCGAAGACGTTGCAGGTGAGCGATACGTCTGTACTCACAGTGCAGTCCACCTTTGATGCACGGGGGCGGCTGGAAGTTGAGCAGGATGGACTTGGACGTCATCGGACGTTGCAATGGGATGCTTTGGACCGGCTGACGCAGGAGGTCCAGTGGAGCTTTGGGGATCCCGGTGTATCGCGGACGTTGCAGTATCACGCCGGCGGGCAACTCAAGCGTGAAGAGCAGGGGGCGGATTTCGTCCGGGACTATCACTTGGACGCAGCTGGGCGATTGGCGCGCATCGTGGAGTCCGGAGGCGGGCTCGCCGTCCCATTGGAGACCCGTTACGGCTATGACGAGGCAGGTAACCGCACGACGGTCATTGATCGCCGCGGCGTACTTACCACCACCACCTACGATTTCGCGGATCGGCCCGTTCAGGTGACGGTGTCTGTTGCGGACGGACCCCGCTTCGTTTCACAGGGGGGGAGCCCTGATGAGGTGGGAAAGAGTTACGTCCTCTCGACGACCAGGTATGACGCTGCGGGTAACAAAGTCTGGCATTCGGATGTGTCCGGCTTTGATCGGACGTATCGATTGGACTCGTTGTACCGAGTCGTGGAAGAGCATAGCCCCGAGGTGCCGGGGGCGTCCGATACTGCCCCACCTCTGCGGTACACTCAGGAGTCCAGGTACGATTTGGCCGGGCGGAAGGTTCGCCACGTCGATGGGAACGGGCACGTAAGCACTACTGCGTACGACTTGCTGGGACGGGCGGTCGCACTGACTGACCCGCTCGGCCGGGTGGAGCGTCGTAGTTATGACGGAAGAGGTAATGTCACAGAGGTACGCTGGGAGACCGGAGGTGTGCTGCAGCGGACGTTGAGCACAACCTACGATGGTTTGGGTCGAACCCTGTCGACCGCTGAGAGCGCCGCGACGGAAACGGGCAATGTTGTTTACGCATCGCAAACCGTCCATGATGATGTAGCGCACGTCACGTGGACTCAGAACGCCCGGGGCCTGCTCCAGGCGAGCCATTTGGATGGCCTGGGGCGTGTGTTCAAGGTAGTTGTTGATGCGCCTGCAGGGCCACTGCCCCGCCAACCTGCTGATCCGCGCATTGGGCCTGCCCTCGCGCTGACAAGCACTGTGGAATATGATGCATTCAGTCGGGAGGCTGCCCGAGTCGATGCGTTGGGTCGACGCACTGAAACGGTGCACGATGCGCTGGGCAGGCAGGTCGCGGTGCATCACCCTATGGGTGTTTCCACAAGCCGGACTTACGATGGCGAGGGGAATCCCATCCAGTTCGTGGATGGTCGTGGAATCACTAGACAGTACACCTACGATGCACTGGGGCGGCCGCGTAATGAAGTGCTGGTGGAGAGCCTGTCCCAAGAAGGACAGTCACTCGTTGTTGCGCAGCGTGCGTATGTTGATGTCACTGATGCAGATGCGTTGACGCATGAAAATGTGTTGGATGCACGTGGGAACCTTACGGCGCACTACCGGGATGGCCTTGGCCGTGAGGTTCGACGGGTCGATGCACTTGGGTATGTTACGCAGTCCAGGTTTGACGCACTCCACAAGCGGCAGACTCAAGATGCAAAGGGGTACATTTCTCGCTTCTCATATGATGGTGCTGGGCGAGTCGTTGGTCAGTCGGATCATGCTTCGGCCAGCGGTGCGCCGACATATTCACAGACCTGGGAGTACGCGGACGCCTCCCGTGAACAGACACACCTGAACAGGCGAGGCGTCCCCACTGTGCTGCTTCACGACGGACTGGGTCGGAAGATCCGCAGCGTTCGGGGGCAGAACGCTGACGTCGCGGAGGAGTCCTGGGAGTATGATGCTGCAGGACACCCCATTCGATTCGTTGATGCGAAGGGCCATGCGACCGAGCGGCTTTACGACGGTGCCGGCCGTCTCCTGGAAGAGGTCTTGGCCGCTGGCACACTCGCCTCGGCGACGACGACGCTCCAGTACGACGCTGCCGGCCAGTTGACGCAGACCAAGGGGCCCAGAGTCACAGGAATCGCATTCGATTTCCGCTACACATATGATGATTTGGGTCGGCGTGTCCGCGAAGAGAACGCACTGAATCAAATCACTGCCTGGGCGTACGATGCCGCAGGAAACAAGGTTTGTACCAAGCAGCCACTGGGACAGCCCACGCTTGCGCATGGAGCGGCAAGTGGAATGTCACTGGCCCAGGTGAAGGCAAATGCCTGTGGGGGGGCGTATGTAACGGAGTACGCCTATGATGAGGAAGGTAAACTCGTCTCCATTACGGACGCGGCGAATGGGCTCACTTCGTACGTTTACGATGCCACCCGTAACCTGGTGGCGAGGCAGGATGCGAACGGAAATTTGACGACGTATGAGTACGACGCCCGAAATTTGCGTTCAGCTGAGCACCAACATCTCGATGCTCATTCACGGCTGACTTCGGCGCAACGTGAGAGCGTCCCGCTATTTGAGAGTGGTGCGACGCCAACTGGTAGCACGGGGACGTTGACCTGGCGTCATACGTATGATGGCAATCGAAACGAAGCCTCCCATGTAGATCCGAAGGGGCAGCGGGTTGAGTTTGCCCATGGCCTGCTTGATCGACTGGCAAGCCGTACGTATTCGCAACATGCGAGCCCACGTGAGCTTCCTTCTGTCAATTCGGAAGTCCTCGCTTATGATCCGAACGGGAATTTGACTGGCGAGTCACAGTCGAAGCAGACCGTGAATGGTGTCCGGCTGGAGGTTGTGACCTCTACGTTCGACGCTCTCGATCGTCTGAAGACGCGCTTGCGCGAGTACGACGGGAAGCAAGTATCATATCAATACGATGCTTTGGGAAATCGTACGCGTGTCGAAGACTCAGACGGTGTCGCGACGACGTACTTGTACGATGGACTGAGCCGGCTTACGCATGCGACACTGCCTGAAGGCGTAGTGGAGTATCGTTACTGGCCCGATTCACTCCCCAAGGGCATCACATGGCCTAATGGCATGTCGGAAGGCCGGTGTTACGACGCGGTAGGCCGCCTCTCTCAGATTGTTGTCGGGAGAGGGGGTGTGAGTGATTCGTGCCTGAGCATTGGGGCTATGGTCAGTCGCCATGCGTATTCGTACGATGATAATGGCAATCGCTTGGGGCAGACTCGTGTTCGTACCAATCCCTCGACTCAGGAGAGTGGGAGTCCCGAGTTTACATCATATGGTTATGATGTTTTGAACCGACTCACCGGCGTTAGTGCCCCAGATGGGCAGGCTTCGCTCTACCGGTGGGATGCTGCGGGGAATAGGACAGGTGAGCGGCGTGCACCGAGCTTTGCTGTCTCGGGCCTTGGTCCTGACTCATACAACACGGTTCTGTCTCACGAGCTTACGTACGACGTCGCAGGGATCTTCAATCGCGTGGATTGGCTTCGAGGGCTTCGCGATCTGAAGGATGCTACGAGGCATGTTGCGCTGAGTTATGACCTCGCAGGGAACATAACGCGGAGGACGGCGCAGGGTGTTGTTCGCGACTTTGCCTGGGATATTCGCAACACGCTGACGGCCGTTTACGACAACGGCGTGGAGGTCGGTCGTTACGATTATGACGCCAGTCTTCAACGAACAGTAAGGCGTACTGCCTCAGAGCATGTGGAGTACGTGATTGACGATGCCTTTGTCTTGGAGGAGGCGGACGGAAGTCAAAGTCACAGGCCAACGAGGCGCCGTTATCACTACGGCATAGGTCCACTTGCTGTAAGCGACGTGGCATCGGCGACTCTCGGCTTTTTGGGAACGGACGCGCTGGGAAGCGTTACAGATGTACTGTCCGAGATCGGTCAGGTTTCCGCCACACGAGAGTATGACGCGTGGGGGAATTACCAAGGTGGTTCGGCGCCAAGTGTCAATGACTTCAAGATGGGTTTCACGGGGCATCAGTATGACGTGGAAACCGGTCTTACCTATGCTCGGGCTCGGTACTACGACTCTGAGCTGGGTCGATTCCTCAGTCGCGATTCATTCGAAGGCGTCGTGGGTGATGCGCCGAGTCTGCATCGCTATATGTATGCAAATGGTAATCCACTTCGGTTTGTCGACCCCACGGGTCACTGGAGTACGGAACAATTTGTGTATGGACTTGGGGATGTTGCACGGGGAATCATTAACTCAGGCATTGGTGCAGTACGTCCGCTGGCGGCCGTGGTGGGCGGGGCGACTGGCGAATTCGACGAGAATTGGAGGTTTCAACTTGGCCAAACAGACACTTGGCATGGTGAGCTGAGCAATTCAGTCGGCGGGATGGTTGCCGCGGTTACGACGGTGGTGGAGGACCCGTTCGGCACTGCTATGCGCGTCGTGGACGCCACTGGGCAGATGCTCGGGGAGGGGACGGCAGCTCTCTACGTTGCTGCCACAGAGGATGGCATCGTTGGAGATGCTGCGAGTCGGGAGTTCGGGCGACGGGCACCGGATTTGATTGGCGCCGTATTGGGCGTAGGCGGCACAGCCAAGGGCGTAAAGGTGGTGGGAGAGTCGGCCTTTGATGCCGCGAAACGGCAGGTAGCCAAGCGAGGCGCTCGAAATGTGGCGAGGGAATCGGCTGAGGCTATTGGCGACGTCGACCGCCGTGCGTTGGCTCGTGCTGGAACCGTTGGCGATGATGTCGCTACGGCCAAACTCCGTGAAGTAGAGGTTTCAGCTCCAGATTTTTCCGATTTGGATGAGTGGTACCAATACAAGGAACGTTATGTGGATCCGCAGGCGTTTATTGATAATTTCATTGTCGAGAATCGCATGCGAGTTGAGTTTACGTTTAAGCCGGGTTTTGAACCGAGATTGAAGTCGTCAGGGAAGGCAAAGCTTGACTCGAGTACTCAAATCGGAGAATCTGCTCTGATTCGTGATTCTGAACTCTTCAAGACGCTGGCTCACGAAGAGGCTCATCATCGTCTTAATGAACGAGCGAAGCGAGGTAGTGGGAGAGCTGAGCGATTGAGGAGGACTATGGAGGTCGAGGAAAACTATGTTGAAGAGGTTGCCAAGAGATATTTTCGGAAGAAGTCACTTGGGCGAACCTTTGCCCATTAG